The stretch of DNA CAGCGCGTCGAAGGGCGGCGCCTCGGCGCGGGCGTCGGAGAGCTGGAGGATCCCGAGGCGGGCCGCCGGGACCGCGGCGAGCTCGGCGACCGCGCCGCCGGAGCGGAAGAAGTGCAGGCTGTCGAGGAGCAGGACGACGTTCGGCGCGCCGGAGTCCTCGAGGAGGGCGAGCGCCTCGGCGAGCGAGCGCGTCGCCGAGTAGGGCATGAACTCGAAGGCGACGGTGAGGCCGCGCTCGGCGGCGAGGCCGGCCACCGCGGCGAGGTGCGCGGCGGCGCGCCCGCGCTCGGGGTCCCAGGAGACCGACTGCACGAAGCGGGCGCCGACGCCCTCGGCGAAGGCGACGATCGCCGCCGCGTCGTCGAGGGAGAAGTCCTCGTCGAGGACGACGTTCGAGACCTCGAGGACCGGCAGGCCGGCCGCGGTGAGCGCCCGCCGCGCCGCCTCCAGGAACTCCGGCTCGCGCGCGAGCGGCGAGAGGGGCTGGCCGTAGAGGGCGAGCTGGATGCCGGTGAGGTCG from Acidimicrobiales bacterium encodes:
- a CDS encoding TIM barrel protein → MEFSLAPLTLHRPHPLEAIAAAGEAGYDLTGIQLALYGQPLSPLAREPEFLEAARRALTAAGLPVLEVSNVVLDEDFSLDDAAAIVAFAEGVGARFVQSVSWDPERGRAAAHLAAVAGLAAERGLTVAFEFMPYSATRSLAEALALLEDSGAPNVVLLLDSLHFFRSGGAVAELAAVPAARLGILQLSDARAEAPPFDALRAESTADRLVPGDGELPLAEMVEALPDGLPVSLEVPCRALEGLALADQARAVLEGSRRFFASVAADS